The region TTGGTAAGTTGTAATTTATACTCTGTCAATAGTTTCGGAAgttgttttatatatatatatatatatatggaaattatatttaattgacTTTAATAATATGGCTAAATTAATTTCGAATATCCTGAATTTTAGGCTCTTGGAACGGATAATGGTCGGATTGAGATTCATAAGTTGAAGAAGGATTTCTGCTACAGTCAAAGAAATGAATCCGACCAGGAGCTCGAAACGTTTTCAAGATATGTAGATATTTTGTAGTTGCTAGTCAAATTTTAACTCCAGGTAATGTACGATAGGTATGTTTTCAACAAAAACCGCctcttctaattttttatttattgaatcgATTTAGTCGATAGatcgatttcaaattattcgcGAATATCAGGTACGTAAAATCGTTAGGAGTTGAGTGCAGAAAATCATGTTCGAATCACGCGTCGTTGCCGTCTGCAACGAATGTTGGATGGATAATTACTCAAATATAGTTtagaatatatacatacgtatatgacAATCTTTATACCTAACGAATTGTAAGACTGGATATCGGCTAAACTTTAGAATGaatctttgatttttattatttaatttattgtaattagtgcaatgataatgaaatatcatgtcTCGGGAATCGTAGGAATTGCGACAATTATGTACCGAACATATTCTTAAGTAAAAGTTATGTACTATAAAAAGTGGTCATAACATCGATTTATGCACGCCATGTCCGATAAACCGTGTTCCAATGATATGGGTCCAATATCAATCTTTGCAGTTCGCATATATCTATTTAAAATCTGATTAATGTTCTTTTATGAATTGTTGAATTCCCCATGTCGGGCCTGTGTAAAACActaatgtaaaacaaaaatactaaTCACTGTTATACCTGCGAGTTCTACTAAGAGCTCCGAATATCACTCCGTCCATTAAGCACAGTTCTTAATACAAAAACTGTAGATATTAGTTAAGAATagctgtaaaataaaatcacgtttatgataaaaaaaaacaaaaataaccgATATTTTCGTAAACAGACTTTTATTAATACAATTACAGCGCatggaatattttattcaattcttaaGCTGTCATTgccgtttgaaatttcatataaattattgattcatTACACGGTTTATAATGCTAAGTACAATACACATTAGACACAGTTGCAAAAGGTCGAAATGCAATTTTCTGGCGCTACTTTGTGGTGGATTCGTTATCAAGTCTTCTATTATTTGTACATAACTTCTATCAAGATGGACATGACTGATGTCACTTTGCAGGTGTTGTGTTTGTTCCTgtataaaacagaaaaaaaagaaaaacgtaacTATGTGGATGGTAAAATGATAAACGAATAACATGTTACACGTAAAAAGGCATTTGAAATCAGCTTTAAACATCTTAAATGACATGGCTGAAATGAGATGCAAGCTACAGACTTTTCGAGatcctttttttcaatctaaatTCAATGACATTCATTTGAGagtataaaacaaaaaaaaattattcaaaattcaaccTGAAAATTGTTATCTGAATTCGATTAGAAAAAGGCAAATTAACTATGTGTGACTTTTGTACATGGGTTAACAAAATCAAAGCCAAAGTAAAAACAGAGCAAGGTGCTGTCGATGGATTGGTAATACCACCAAGAAAAGACCCTGTCATCATTGTTCATGGTGGAGCTGGTAGGATTCCAAAAAAGAACCGAATCGCCATGCTGGAGGATGTGAAAACAGCAGCGATCAAGGCGTACACGAATTTGATAAGAGGTTCACATGTGCTTGATGCAGTGGAGGAAGCTATTTGCCACATGGAAAGTCAGAAGTACTTCAATTGTGCCTTCGGTGGTTCTTTAGATTACACTGGTGATGTTGTTATGGATGCAGGCATAACGGACAGTGGTTTTCAATTTGGATCTGTGGGTGCTGTTCGAGACATAGAACATCCCATAAGCTTGGCACGATTAGTTATGCACAACACGGATCACATTTTACTGGCAGAAAAAGGAGCGCAAAGCTTTGCTGTGGAATCACGGATGTCAATTCTGGCGCCAGGCTCGCTTATTCCCACTCCAACACCGTCTCCGTCTCTTAACTGGGAGaatgaagaggaagaagaaccACAAATTGACTCAACCACAAACATCGAAGCAAATCTTGCAGGAGACAAGAATCCTAAGTATGAGACCGTCGTGTTGAAACGATTTCCACAGTGTAGTCCCTACTACGATCAAATGATcgaagaaaaatgtgaaaccCAACCAAATTTAGTCAACATTTTTGAACCAACTCTATTGGAGGTATGTAAATACTTTTATTGATAGACTTAGGATCTCATCAATGCCTTAAATGCTAAAGTATTCCTACATAACTTGATCTCAGTTAATTGTAAGTTGCAGTATTCTTTATTCAACAAGGTAGGAGGAGTAGGAGCAGTGGCATACGATAGAAAAGGAAGATTGGCTGCCGGTACTTCAACAGCAGGTAATCAAGGGAAACTGAATGGCTACATGAGTCCAGCTGCGACAGTGCCTGGCTGTGGAATATTTGCGGATCAAACAGGCTGCGTATCGATATCAGGTCACGACCAGACAATATATGCTTACGCACCGGCACGAATGTTTATCAAGAGATTAAATGCCGGTGAAATAATTGACGAAGCATTGAATATGGAACTTGACGAATTCCAAGACAGCATGTGCCAATCGAACATTGGCGCTATCGCTCTGAATTCTGATGGCAAGCCAGCCGTTTCCTTCAGAAGTCAACATTTTCTATGGGCCTACTGCGAACTTGGCTGGCTTTATTATGGATGGGAAAAGAATCAAGTGTTctcagaaaaaattgaaggactCGACAGGCCCCTGGATTGTATGTGCGAGGGTGTTATATAATCCAAATGGATATTTGAGTTACTCACAGGAAAAATGATGCTGTGATTTCCATCGTAACTTCCGTACAACAAGAAAGCCGGAGTCTGTCCATTGTatgtttttccaaataattgaTCCATCTCAAGTAACGTGGAGTATATTTCTTCAAATCTTATCGACGATATGTTTTGATTCACCATTACCTGAAATTAATCGTTATAAGGCATGTGGCTATGAAAGGAATGCTCTGTATGTTTATTATAAGCATCTACTCACTGAACCAAGCGTAGTCCAAGTGAGAAAACACGAATCTGGGTCTGATTCTTTGAAGCAAATTGGTTTAAAATCGCTACTTTTCAAACCATGAGCCCAAGTCTGTTGATTTTGATTTCCTAAACGTTTGGGAAGAATAGTTTACGTGAAAGTCAATATataatttcgatatttctaaTTCCGTTTGACTGATATCTACGAAATCTTACCAGTGTTCTTCTTCACAGTATCTGCACTAATAAATGCAACATCCCCACCTCCATTAACGAGGCACCTGAAAGCGCTTGTTTCATCTTTGTATTCCGCGCCTGTTCAAGCGTGCAAAATTTTGAGGTGAGTTTGCTAGCAAATAAGTAACTGGTTGAATAAGTTCAATTCAGACGATATTCTGATTTATGTTGATGATGGTTTTCATGATTTATCGTAATAGACTGTCTGAATTACCTTCTTTGCATAGAGAATATAAATTCGAAGGAAATGTATGAATTTTGAAGGAGTTTTCTTTCAATCCCGGAACACAactttctttgaaaaaatttgacacgGCTTTTATGTCTAACGGATCCCAGTTGCTTCCAGACATATTTCTCATTATTGATACGAATGCGTTCCATCCTGTTAAAATGTAAGACACTTTAtgttttttctaatttttcatcgcgatcACTTCGTTTCAGGTTAAACAGTCTGCCtctattgaaaatattcgtgaTATTCACCAATGGTTTGGTACCCAGTGAAACAGGCCTTCAATCCTCGGAGCTGCTCCAgattgttaatttttgaatCTCTTCTGACCACTGCCGCTACTTTGTTCATATCTTCTATCTTGTTTGTAAATACATGAACGACACGCTTCAACCCTTTCctggagaaaaaaaggtaaaattaAGAATGATCATGTCGATTACTATTATATTATGTGCGAATCAAGTTCTCCTCACTGTTTAGCTACTAGTTCTTCGTCCGGTCTTATAACGAACAATTCGGCTTCTTGCTGTGTTACAGCTTCCATGCACGCCATCCTACTTGTACGTGCGATGCAAGATAAGTTTGGTTCATCGCCATAAACTGAAAGAGCTTGACGAAGCCACATACACTTTCTCTGTTCAACGTTTGACGAGACACACCATTGGATTGTTCGAGATGGCTTACAAGGAGTATGGGTATTGGCGCTCAGAAATCCAGGCACttttacaaagtaaataaaattagatCTCCATAATAGCTATGAACCTACACAGGGATCAACAAACAATCAATACAACTCGTTTACCTCTCCTCAAATAATCGCCTGGCGTTCCAGAATCGTCGCGATTTATCTGTGCCAAGTGATAGTTTTCTAAAAGTCTTACCAAAGCTCCATGCCATGGTACGTTCTGGGTATCTAGGGTCATCATGAGGTTGAAGACCTTCTCATTTTGATTACTAAAACcagtaacaaaaaatattggtGAATTTGAATCAAGAAGTTTGGAAATAGTCTCAGAATACGTGTCGTTACCTGTTTGTCACGACAACTGGCCAAGGTTTTGCTATCCACGGACATGGTTCCTCGGTTTGCATTGACCGTGTTGTTCCATCATAGCATAAGTACCTGTAGTCGCCTTTGTTTATACCTTGTGTCTAAAAAATTACACCAATTGTCACAAgcggaaattaaaaattaactgTGAATACTCTGAGGAATGGAAAACTGTAAATATTACTCGAAAATATTCCTGTGCATCGGCTATTCGAACCCAAGCAATGTCACCAATGCCATCGGCCAGGCACATGACCGCTCCTATTCGCCCATGATATTTATCATCCGAATAACATCCCGCAGGATTGTCGCAAATAGCACAAAGGTTTCTGTACCGCGATTCTGTATTCGCATAAAAAATAAGTATCAAATATATTGCGCACAAGTTTAATTTCAGTGTTAATTGCACCTGTAAAACTTGACCTTACAAATATGGATTTCACTAACTTAATTTACTGTCCAGGTTCGTATCCGTTGTCCAGGGACCAGGCATGCAGGCAGCTCCGAAAAACTTTGATGCTGCTGCGACGCGATTCTCGATTAACGTCTTGTTCGGATCGCattctttttcaataataGTATTCTCAAAGTACtacggaaatgaaaaatgaaaaaaaaattaattctacaTTCGTTATCACCTGGGAAGATTCATCCTCGATCTACGAATTTTTGCAAAGAAATATAATGCCCTTGTATAACTAACGGTAGCTAGTACTGGTGTCCAGTCAATGGCGGATTCATAACCAGGATGGCAAAATTTCTTTCCCCTAACATCTCTCAGATCTTGAATGCCCGAAGTGGTACGGAACAGTGCGATAATTTGATACTGGTACTTTTCTACAAAGTTATAATAACTTTTAATAGATAAATAACAATTTGCATGTTCACGCTTCAATAAggtattatataaaaatgaatatgtgTTGCGACGAACGATTCCTTACCTTCGGGGAAGAACTTTAACTCGTTTGTGACTAGAATATTAAATTCTCTCG is a window of Neodiprion fabricii isolate iyNeoFabr1 chromosome 6, iyNeoFabr1.1, whole genome shotgun sequence DNA encoding:
- the LOC124185666 gene encoding transferrin isoform X3; this encodes MMKGLSSLLLQAFFALLALLLNHGSVNADDKLRLCMVSGKHTDNRIKKNCPMLDEPQSGVKCVITNDRFDCLRKVGEELSDLTVLGPEDLAAAASSREFNILVTNELKFFPEEKYQYQIIALFRTTSGIQDLRDVRGKKFCHPGYESAIDWTPVLATYFENTIIEKECDPNKTLIENRVAAASKFFGAACMPGPWTTDTNLDSKLKSRYRNLCAICDNPAGCYSDDKYHGRIGAVMCLADGIGDIAWVRIADAQEYFRTQGINKGDYRYLCYDGTTRSMQTEEPCPWIAKPWPVVVTNSNQNEKVFNLMMTLDTQNVPWHGALVRLLENYHLAQINRDDSGTPGDYLRRVPGFLSANTHTPCKPSRTIQWCVSSNVEQRKCMWLRQALSVYGDEPNLSCIARTSRMACMEAVTQQEAELFVIRPDEELVAKQKGLKRVVHVFTNKIEDMNKVAAVVRRDSKINNLEQLRGLKACFTGYQTIGWNAFVSIMRNMSGSNWDPLDIKAVSNFFKESCVPGLKENSFKIHTFPSNLYSLCKEGAEYKDETSAFRCLVNGGGDVAFISADTVKKNTGNQNQQTWAHGLKSSDFKPICFKESDPDSCFLTWTTLGSVMVNQNISSIRFEEIYSTLLEMDQLFGKTYNGQTPAFLLYGSYDGNHSIIFPEQTQHLQSDISHVHLDRSYVQIIEDLITNPPQSSARKLHFDLLQLCLMCIVLSIINRVMNQ
- the LOC124185666 gene encoding transferrin isoform X4, whose product is MVSGKHTDNRIKKNCPMLDEPQSGVKCVITNDRFDCLRKVGEELSDLTVLGPEDLAAAASSREFNILVTNELKFFPEEKYQYQIIALFRTTSGIQDLRDVRGKKFCHPGYESAIDWTPVLATYFENTIIEKECDPNKTLIENRVAAASKFFGAACMPGPWTTDTNLDSKLKSRYRNLCAICDNPAGCYSDDKYHGRIGAVMCLADGIGDIAWVRIADAQEYFRTQGINKGDYRYLCYDGTTRSMQTEEPCPWIAKPWPVVVTNSNQNEKVFNLMMTLDTQNVPWHGALVRLLENYHLAQINRDDSGTPGDYLRRVPGFLSANTHTPCKPSRTIQWCVSSNVEQRKCMWLRQALSVYGDEPNLSCIARTSRMACMEAVTQQEAELFVIRPDEELVAKQKGLKRVVHVFTNKIEDMNKVAAVVRRDSKINNLEQLRGLKACFTGYQTIGWNAFVSIMRNMSGSNWDPLDIKAVSNFFKESCVPGLKENSFKIHTFPSNLYSLCKEGAEYKDETSAFRCLVNGGGDVAFISADTVKKNTGNQNQQTWAHGLKSSDFKPICFKESDPDSCFLTWTTLGSVMVNQNISSIRFEEIYSTLLEMDQLFGKTYNGQTPAFLLYGSYDGNHSIIFPGLHCGNRFNTTVSYLGFLSPARFASMFVVESICGSSSSSFSQLRDGDGVGVGISEPGARIDIRDSTAKLCAPFSASKM
- the LOC124185666 gene encoding transferrin isoform X1; the encoded protein is MMKGLSSLLLQAFFALLALLLNHGSVNADDKLRLCMVSGKHTDNRIKKNCPMLDEPQSGVKCVITNDRFDCLRKVGEELSDLTVLGPEDLAAAASSREFNILVTNELKFFPEEKYQYQIIALFRTTSGIQDLRDVRGKKFCHPGYESAIDWTPVLATYFENTIIEKECDPNKTLIENRVAAASKFFGAACMPGPWTTDTNLDSKLKSRYRNLCAICDNPAGCYSDDKYHGRIGAVMCLADGIGDIAWVRIADAQEYFRTQGINKGDYRYLCYDGTTRSMQTEEPCPWIAKPWPVVVTNSNQNEKVFNLMMTLDTQNVPWHGALVRLLENYHLAQINRDDSGTPGDYLRRVPGFLSANTHTPCKPSRTIQWCVSSNVEQRKCMWLRQALSVYGDEPNLSCIARTSRMACMEAVTQQEAELFVIRPDEELVAKQKGLKRVVHVFTNKIEDMNKVAAVVRRDSKINNLEQLRGLKACFTGYQTIGWNAFVSIMRNMSGSNWDPLDIKAVSNFFKESCVPGLKENSFKIHTFPSNLYSLCKEGAEYKDETSAFRCLVNGGGDVAFISADTVKKNTGNQNQQTWAHGLKSSDFKPICFKESDPDSCFLTWTTLGSVMVNQNISSIRFEEIYSTLLEMDQLFGKTYNGQTPAFLLYGSYDGNHSIIFPGLHCGNRFNTTVSYLGFLSPARFASMFVVESICGSSSSSFSQLRDGDGVGVGISEPGARIDIRDSTAKLCAPFSASKM
- the LOC124185666 gene encoding transferrin isoform X2, yielding MARLTGVIIITSMYSYAYNKRKVRLCMVSGKHTDNRIKKNCPMLDEPQSGVKCVITNDRFDCLRKVGEELSDLTVLGPEDLAAAASSREFNILVTNELKFFPEEKYQYQIIALFRTTSGIQDLRDVRGKKFCHPGYESAIDWTPVLATYFENTIIEKECDPNKTLIENRVAAASKFFGAACMPGPWTTDTNLDSKLKSRYRNLCAICDNPAGCYSDDKYHGRIGAVMCLADGIGDIAWVRIADAQEYFRTQGINKGDYRYLCYDGTTRSMQTEEPCPWIAKPWPVVVTNSNQNEKVFNLMMTLDTQNVPWHGALVRLLENYHLAQINRDDSGTPGDYLRRVPGFLSANTHTPCKPSRTIQWCVSSNVEQRKCMWLRQALSVYGDEPNLSCIARTSRMACMEAVTQQEAELFVIRPDEELVAKQKGLKRVVHVFTNKIEDMNKVAAVVRRDSKINNLEQLRGLKACFTGYQTIGWNAFVSIMRNMSGSNWDPLDIKAVSNFFKESCVPGLKENSFKIHTFPSNLYSLCKEGAEYKDETSAFRCLVNGGGDVAFISADTVKKNTGNQNQQTWAHGLKSSDFKPICFKESDPDSCFLTWTTLGSVMVNQNISSIRFEEIYSTLLEMDQLFGKTYNGQTPAFLLYGSYDGNHSIIFPGLHCGNRFNTTVSYLGFLSPARFASMFVVESICGSSSSSFSQLRDGDGVGVGISEPGARIDIRDSTAKLCAPFSASKM